The Pseudoalteromonas rubra nucleotide sequence TTTCCGCCAATTTCAACCTGGGCGCCATCAGCAATTGCATTTCCAGCCGCATCCAGTCGCAGAACGTGGTTCGCCTTGCGACCACAATGGCAGACTGTTTTCAATTCGATCAGTTTGTCGGCCCAGGCCAGCAAATACTGAGCACCTTCGAACAGCTCTCCCCGGAAATCGGTTCTGAGCCCGTAGCACAAGACCGGGATCCCGAGCAGATCAACCACATCGGTTAGCTGAGAGACTTGCTGTTTATTCAAAAACTGGCTTTCGTCGACCAAAATACAATCCAACGCTTGCTTATCATGCGACTGGTTGATTAGGTTCAACAGATCCGTTGCTGGCTCGTAAGTATGTGCTTCCGCTTCAAGCCCGATACGAGAGGCGACCTTGCCAACGCCGGCACGGTCATCAAGCGCAGCGGTCAGGATAAACGGATTCATACCCCGCTCACGATAATTAAATGCAGATTGCAATAATGTGGTAGATTTTCCGGCGTTCATCGCCGAATAATAAAAATAAAGTTGCGCCATATGCTCGTATCTGCCGCTAAAAAATTCGCGATAGTCTACCCAAACTCAGACAATTAAGCCAGCTTAGTCAAATACCTGCCATGGCACTTTTGTGGGGCTCCGACTGCTATCCTGGGTATCACCTGGATAACTTTGACGATTAATGTACGCAATGTAGATATGGTGCAGCTCCGAGGTGCTTAAAGAAGACCATAAGGCTTTTGCTGTTGGCCCATGCAGCGCTTTAAATTGCTTCGAAAACGTCAGGTAACCAAAGCTGATATCCAGTGGCGGATAAACCGCAGCAAGCTGTCGTCGATAAGGAAAGGCTTCGACCGCTTTACCATCGACCTGGCACAAACCAAATGTGCCATGTACCTTGCCCTTGAGCACTAACTCAAAAGCATCACTTTGTGAGTCTGTGTTCAGGATCGTGTATTTATCACTCCCTACTGAATCGGCAACTGAATACCCTCTTGGCACAGCCAGATTTATGGGGTAACTACGTTCGTGAATCGCCGTTTTTAGTTGTGTCATGCCGACCAGACAAGTACCAAGTCGGCTGATAGAGCTCAGTGTGTCTGGGGATCCATCCTCATTAAGTGGATAAGACAAAAAGGCCTGACGCGCTTGTCGGTAACTGGCAATTACGGCATCAACACGATTGCGCTTGATCTCGTACAAACATCGTTGCCAGGGTTTGCGAACAAACTTAAATTGCACGTCATCAACCTGGGTTTCAAGGTGTCTAAGTATCTCAATCGTTGCGCCTGGGTTTTCCTGCGGCACGTCAAACCCGTTACCCAGGAAAAATGGCGGAATATGTTTATCTTCGTAACACAGTCTAATGGATACTTTCGCAGCAGCCTGACAGCAAACAAACAAAAATATCAACGACATTACAGTCAATCGCATTAAAACAGGACTTTAGGTCGGGCTTTCTTTTAGTATATAACTCACCTTAGAGCTTGGCTATGAACAGCATACATTACTGGGTAATTTTTATCCCTTCGTGCGCTAAAAGCCAGGATTTACGTTCCAATCCCCCGGCATATCCCGTCAACTTGCCGCTTGCACCAATAATTCGGTGGCACGGTACGATAATGCTGATTGGGTTTTTGCCATTGGCTGCCCCAACGGCCCGGACTGCTTTCGGATTGTCTAGCCTGGCTGCCATCCAACCATAAGTATTTGTTTCGCCATAAGGGATTTGTCGCAGCAGTTGCCACACAGCTTGCTGAAAAGGCGTGCCCTGAGTGTCCAGAGCAACATCAAACTCACTCCGTTGCCCGGCAAAATACTCGGTTAACTGAGTGCAGGCGCGCTTAAGGTGCTCATTGGTACCCTCTGAGTACACAGATTTAGGCGCGAAGCCAACATAACTCAGCCCTTTATCTGTTGCCTGTATAGCGATATCGCCAACCGGACTCGCCAGATAGGTTTGAATAGTCATAAATTACTCCCTGAATAAACGTGTCTTTATTTTATTTGCTGCCATAACTGAAAAGTCAGATAGCTTCTAAATGGGGCGCAGCCTGGCTCATCTATCAGCCCGACCTTATCAATGGCTTTTTGTACTCCGAGATCCCCTCCCAGATAAATATCCGGCGCACTCAGACCCCGCATGCTCGCATAATCCACGGTCCAGGGGCCTATTCCTTTAATTGCCAGCCAGGATTCTGGTGTGCAATCGGGATCGTCCACATGATGCTGCGCCAGGGCTATTATTGCCTGTTTACGGCGTTCAGGCATTTTAAAAAACGACAGCTCAGATGACGCAATAACGTCTGCTGAGGGAAATTGATAAGTGCCATTTTTCTGCTTTTCTCCCAGCTGTTCAACTAACTGGATCATTAGGTTCCTGGCAGCCACAACACTAATTTGCTGCCCTAAAACAGCACGTATTCCCGCTTCAAAGGGTGTCCATATCCCGGGTAATCTCAGCCCATCCTGAAGTGCCATGTCACTACAATGTTGCTGTAAATGCGTGTTGATAAACTCGGAGTCCGCATCTAAATCCAATACCCGGCGGATATTATTCACCACCAGAGGTAACCCTTTTAGATCGCTGATCTCAATCGTTACTCTGAAGCGGTTCTGAGACTCCTCATAATACGCCGTAAAGCAACCTTGATAATCGTCCAATCTAAAATTACGTCCATAAGAGGTGTCATCTAGCCACTCCAGTGGTGTCACCAAACGATGCGCTAAAAATTCTCGCATCGCCTGCCAGTTGAAGGGGGGACGAAAGGCCATCACCAAGTCAATCTGCTGACTGACCTCAGCACCGCGACGTAAGCTGGATGGCGTAATCTGATAGAGCCGACTGAATGCGTCGTTAAAGCGACGCTGAGAGTTAAACCCGCAGGCATATGCGACCTGGGTAACCGGTAAGGCTGTTTGCTGCAATAGCTGCTTTGCTAAGTCACACTGTTTAAACAACGCATATTTTTTTGGCGCGATACCATAATACTGTTGAAACAGTTTGGTCAGGTATCGTGTCGTGATCCCCAATTTTTCAGCTAACTGAGTCACACTTGCACTGCCCAAAAAACCACCGTCAATCAATCTTTTCGCTCTGACCGCAGTGGTTTGTGTACCCAGCCAGGCATAGCTACCAGGCGCACTGTCTGGCCGACAACGAATACAAGGTCTAAAACCGGCCTGTGCCGCGCAATGCGCATGCTGGTAATACTGCACATTGTGCTCTTTTGCCGCTGGCGCCGGACATATCGGGCGACAATAAATACCCGTGCTCTTCACCGCAACATAAAATAAACCATCAAACCGTGCATCCCGGCTTTTTCGTGCCCTGGCACAAACTTCTGAAGAAAGCATACATCAACTCTTCTATGAGACTCAGACTCAGTGTAAAACCAGTCGTGCAAAGGTACTGGCCATATTCGGAACCCAATAAAAAAATACCCGCAGGTTATACCCCTATTATGCGCGCATTGACGTCACATGAGTAGGGATAGCCCGTTAGAAAATCTACCTGTCCTATACCGAAATCTCACTATGGCATGACCAGTCCTTTGGGCTATTGCACCTGATTGCTATTTAAAGTCCAAAAACTGAACTGAAATGAGAATAATAATCAGTTGTTAATATGTTGATTTATATAGATTTTTTATTGACATGAAATTATATACACGTACACTGGCGTCAATTTAGAACGAATTGAGGTGACACTTATGCAAGGCAAGCAACAGGTAATTGATGCATTTAACGCACTACTGGCTAATGAGCTCGCAGCCATTGATCAGTACTTTATTCATTCCCGCATGTATGACGACTGGGGTTTGAACAAACTTTATGAGCGTCTTAATCACGAAATGGAAGAAGAAACCACACACGCAGACTGGTTAATCAAGCGTATCTTGTTCCTTGAAGGTGTCCCTAACATGACTAAACGCCGCGATCTGCTCATAGGTAGCGACGTAAAATCTATGATGGAAAATGATCTTAAGCTGGAGCTGGAAGTGGTAGAAAGCGTTAAACAGGCCATCAAGATCTGCGAACAGGAGCAGGACTACCAATCACGTGCAGTCCTCGAAAAGCTGCTGTTTGATACCGAAGAAGACCATGTTTATTGGCTAGAACAGCAAATCGGTCTTATCGACAAAATCGGCATCCAAAACTATCTGCAATCTCAGCTGGCATAAGGAATCATTATGAAAGGCGATAAAGCGGTAATAACGGCACTGAACACCGTACTTGCAAACGAGCTGGTAGGCATTAACCAATATTTCTTGCATGCCCGTATGTTTAAAGATTTTGGTTTTTCGCAACTGGACAAAGCGGATTACAAAACATCTATCCAAAAAATGAAGAATGCAGATCGCCTGATTGAACGTATTCTGTTTCTGGAAGGCTTGCCTAACCTCCAGGACCTGGGTCGACTCAAAATTGGTGAAAACAGCGAAGAAATGATTGCGGCTAATATGGCATTTGAGCAAGCATCATTAGGGGATCTGGTTGACGCTATCGCATTGTGTGAAGAAAAGCAGGACTACATTAGTCGTGAGGCGTTGGACAATATCCTCAATGAGCAGGAAGAGCAAATTGACTGGCTGGAGACCCAGCAACACCTCATCAAAGTCACCGGTATCGAAAACTACCTGCAGACGCAAATGTAATACTAAAAAAGGGCTTTGAAGCCCTTTTTTTGAGAAACTGGTTTGAACGAAAAATTGATTAAGCTACTTGCTCTGTCACATCTACGATATCAATTAGTTTTTCGTTCAGTATCTTCTTAGCGCAGTTACAACACTTACCACACTGAGATCCCACACCTAACTCTTTGCTCAAATCGCGCATAGACCTTGCGCCATCATCAATAGATTCGGCGATTTTTTTGTCCGTCACACCGTGGCAAATGCAGATATACATAACTGAAAACCATTCTCAATAACCTTAACTGCGGATAAGTTTAATCTAAACAAAAATGGTTATCAACAACAAAAACAGAAATAATGAGAATAATTCGTAGTTGCATTGATTGTGTTTTTGATACACCTTTTAGTTCAACGGTTTAGGTTTTACCTAAAGCAGTGCTTTTTTACCCAAAAATTTGCCAGCTGAGGCATTTTTACGAATTCTCGTTCAGCTCAGCCCATAACTTGGTATAATTAGCATAATCTGAGCAATGTATGCCTCAGCGAATATGACAGCACAAAAGCGTAAAAGGACTGTTCACTGTTGTGCGCCTGGGAACGTGTGAATGAACAACTGGCTACAAGCAGCTTTATTGTCTTTTTTAATGATATATCACCACTTGGTGATTGCAGATCCTTATTATGCAAATCAGATCAGCCGCTTGTCGACGCAGGAAGGGCTTTCTCAGTCGAGTGTCACCGCGCTGGTTCAGGACAAGCAGGGATATATCTGGATCGCGACCCATCAGGGCTTAAATCGACATGACGGTAACCAATTTAGTCCCTTCAAGGGGCAGGCACTGTTCTCAGGCAGTGACATTTTACTGCTCCAACTGTTAGACAATGATCAATTATTTATATCAACAGTACAATCAGGCGCGTTTCTGCTAAACACCCGTACTTTATCGCTGGTGAAATTGTTTGACCAGGGAGGACGTCAGGGCATAGCGCCAGATGCCGCGGTGAATGCCATTGTGCAGTATCAAGATCAATACGTGATTGCAATTGAAAACGCCTTGTATCGCGTCAATACGCAGACACTTGCGTCGGAACGTTTGCTCACCCTGCCACATAACGCCTATGTTCGCACTATGCTGGCGTGGCATGATACTTTACTCATTGGTTCAGAGTCTGGACTGTTTCAATTCAAAAATGAGCAACTCAGCTTACTGAACCACCAGGGCTCAGTAGCCAAGTCTGCGCTCAATAACAATGTAAAACTGCTCAAACAGGACCAGGCGTTGGGGCTGCTGGTGGGCACAGTGGAAGGCTTGTTTGTCATTCCAGGTGATGCCAGCCAGCTAATAGACCAGCAGGCTTATGAACTTGTTTCACAACTCAATATCTGGGCACATGAAATCGGGCCATATGGAGAATACCTGGCCACAGATTCAGGTCTATATCTGCTCGACCGCCGTAATCATAGCGCCAGTAAGCTGTTCTCATTCAGCGAAAGCCGCTATTTGACACCGCAAAATACCATCCCTGTCATGTTATTAGACAAGCATGCAAACCTATGGATGGGCTCTAATAATAATGGGGCATTTATTTGGCCAACTTCAGCGTACCGATTTAAACTACTCGCCTCCCATAACAATAACTTCAATAACAATATCTGGGCCGTGCACCAGAAAAACGATGGCACACTTTGGCTTGGCAGCGATGATGGGTTACATCTCTTTTCCGACGGCCAGCAAGCAAACCTTCAACAAAGTTATTTTCGTAACCAAAGCCACAAACCGGCATATGGCAGCCACGCTGTCTACAACATCTATAGCTCCCCCTACCTGACAGACAATATGCTCCTGCTTGATACCAGAGCCGGACTTAAACAGTTTGACATAACAACCGGGCAAGCCTCTGAGCTCAAAGTCACCAACGCAAACGTTGCAATGACAGGAGAAGACCACTTAGTCGGCTCTATGCTTGTAGATCAGCGTACACTCTTGTTTCATACGCACCATAATATTTTCCTTTATGATATTGCCTTACAAACGATTACCACATTAAGTGAGTTGGAAGCACAGATAGATGACTTGCAAGCCCTGTTATTTCTGCCTGGCAGACCAGAAAAGCCCAATGAGTTGTTATTCAGCACCGCCAACGCGTTAGTGAGTTACGATCGTCTCAGCCACCAGATCAATACTTTGTGGCAGGCAGACGCCGCCTCTGATAACGCCTACCCTATCGTAAATGACTGGATGAAGGATGGCCAGGGCCGACTTTGGCTGGCAACCAACACAATGGGCCTCATTGCGCTCGAAACACACAGTTTCCAGCGCATAGTACATATCACAGAGGAGCAGGGGCTTGGCACCAACACTCTTTACGAACTGGAGCGTGACCTGCACAACCAACTTTGGATAAGTAGCCAAAATGGCCTCTATAAACTGAATTTAGAAACGCTGCAGCTCGATCACTATGATCATCGTAATGGGCTGGTTACCAATGAGTTTAATCTCGGGGCCAGTCAGCCTCTGCATTCAGGAAAAATGCTGTTTGGCACGCCCAACGGCGCAATAAAGTTCGACCCAAATGCCTTTACGCTGCCAGTAGAAACAGAGCAACTCGCCTTCTCCGGTGTGCAGCTGATGTCCAGGCCCATACTTGTCTCACCCGAACAACTCGACACGCAGACTTTACAGTTTGAATATGACGACATGGGGTTTCGCTTTGAGTTTAGTCAATTCAACATTTTTAATGTGCGTCGTAATTTTGTCACAGCTCACCTGTTAGGGCCCACGACCCTGGAGGTCAAAGATGTTAAAAATAACTATTTATTTTTTAATACCTTGAAGCCTGGAAAATACACCCTGACCCTGTCCGAATTCCGACCTGGTGACACTGAAAAACGCATCCAGAGCCAGCTACATTTTGAGGTCAAACATGCCTGGTGGAATACACCGTTAGCAATCAGCAGTTATCTGTTGCTGATTGCAGGAATATTGACTGTGCTCTATCGCAGACACCAGGTCAAGCAACTTGCTCTGCGTCAGACCTATGACCAGTTAGTTCACGCAAAAGCCCAGACCGACTTGGCGCTTACCAAAACACAAAGCGGGCTGTGGAGCATGGATATGCAGACTCAGCAAATCACCTTACTGGGCAATGTTCAGGACGCCAGCCAAAGTAAACAGCTCAGCTTGAACGCATTTTTCAACAAAGTTCACCCACAAGATCAGGAAATGGTACAACGCCAATGGGCACGCTTTATTGCCTCACCCGACAGCCAGCTCTCTATCACGTATCGAATTTATTCCAAACAACAAGGCTGGCTCTGGTATCACGATATTGCCAAGGTCAGCGAATGGGATGCCAAAGGTGAACCACTAAAGGCATCTGGTATCTACAGTAACATTACCGAGCAAAAAGCAAACCAATTGAACGCTGCTATGTTCGCCCAGGCCCTATCTCAGATCCAGGACTGGTTATTAATCCTCGACAGCAGCTTACAGCTTTTGTCTGTCAACCAAAGTTTATCATCATCTCTGGGATTGGACCGATATGAGCCTCAAAAACAACTGACACTCAGCGAACTCAAAAAACGACTTGGGCGACAACAGCTGATAAAATTACTGAACGCACTGCGTAACATCCAACCTAAAGAGAACATAAAACTAGAAATTGATGTGACATTTGATGATCAGCGCCAAAGTGCAGTTCAACTCAGTATCAATGCCATTACAGATGAACAGGGTGAAATAGAATTTTTAGTCATCGTTGGTTCCGACTTATCTCAGCAAAAACAAGCACAAAGTGAGTTACGTTATCTCGCAAACTTTGACGCCCTGACCGATTTACCTAATCGCAACCTAATGCTGCAACACATTGAATTTGCAATTTATAATGCAACTAAAAGCAATTCCGGGTGCGCGTTGTTGTTTATTGATCTAGACAAATTCAAGCCAATTAATGACGCCTATGGCCACTCTGCAGGGGACCAACTCCTGATTGCCGTTACGAAAAGGATAAATAGCACCTTAAACGCGCACTGTATCCTGGGTCGCCAGAGTGGCGATGAGTTCATTGTTCTGATAAAAACTTTCGAAGACGTCGCCCAGGTCACAGAGTTGGTGCAACATATGATCACGTCGTTGTGCAATAAATACGAAATAGATGGTATCTCTATGAGCATCTCTGCCAGCGTGGGTGTCGCGATTTTTCCATTTGACGAACAAACAGCAGAAGGCCTGTTGCGAAATGCGGATATCGCAATGCTGCATGCCAAACAAAGCGGCAGAAACAACTTTAAGTTTTTTACCAGCGAAATGAATGCGCACCTGAGCAGAAAGCTCAGCTTAGAAGCGGCGCTCAAGGAAGCGGTAGCAGACGATCAGTTTTACAATCACTATCAGCCTATTGTGAACACCACAAACCACACTTTGACAGGTGTGGAGTTGTTAATGCGCTGGCAGTTGGGGTCAAAGCCTGTATCACCTGCAGAGTTTATTCCGATTGCTGAAGAAGTCGGCTTAATTGAGCAAATGACAACGCAGGCCTTACGTAAAGCTCTTGAGGAACTTACGCCATTTTTCCACCAGCAGGCCTCATTTTATTTGTCATTGAATCTCTCACCTCAACATATTATGCGTGATAACCTGGCCGCCTCTTTGGACAGTATTGTGGCGGAATTTGGCTTAAGCAATCATCAGCTTAAACTGGAAATCACAGAAACCAGCTTTCTGGCAGACCGGCATAAAGCCAGTAAAACACTGGCACAGCTTAAAAAATTTGGCTTTACATTACTGCTGGACGATTTTGGCACAGGCTACTCTTCGCTCACGTACCTAAGTCACTTTCCTATCGACATTATCAAGATTGACCAGAGTTTTATCCGCACACTGGAAACTCACCCTCATAATCGTTCCATCGTAAAGACCATCTATATGCTGGCGCAAAACCTCAACATGGCATGCATCGCCGAAGGGGTGGAAACCGCCCAGCAGCTTAGTTTCCTTCGGGATCTCGGCTGCGAATACATGCAGGGATATTATTTTTCTAAACCTCTTAGCGCTGCGGGCTTGTTTGAGCAATACCCGCCTGATGTGGCCAACGTGAGCTGACGTAGTTATGCGCTACGCCATCGAGCCAGGCATTGATACAGGGCATCAGGCTCAATGGGCTTAGAAACAAAGTCATCCATCCCTACCTGCAAACATTTCACTTTGTCCTCATTGAAGGCATTGGCTGTGATGGCAATGATATAAGGTGTACCGTATAGGTCAGGGTTTTGCCGGATCCGACGAGTGCAATCAAATCCATCCATATTCGGCATCTGACAATCCATCAGGATAACGGGCATATGGTTACCCTCTAAGACAGACAGCGCATCCAGGCCGTCATTTGCTTTAGTCAAATTGCAGCCTGTATGTTCCATCAATTTTGCCGCTACGATCTGGTTGATTGGGTTGTCTTCAACCAGTAACACATTCACACCATTCAGATCCGGTGCACTGACATGCTGTTTTTCGTCTTGCTGCGCTTCACCCGGACTGGCAGGCAAAATCACGGTAAACGTGCTGCCTCTGCCGGCCTCACTTTCTAAACTAATTGTCCCCCCCATTGCCTCGGCCAGGCGTTTACATATTGTCAGGCCAAGCCCTGTGCCACCATATTTACGTGTTGTAGAAACATCAGCCTGAATAAACTCTCCGAATAGCTGCTTCTGTTTCTCTTTCGCAATCCCTACTCCGGTGTCAGAGATATCAATATGCAAGGCTTCGTCGACGTAACAGGCACTGAGCTTAATACTACCCTGCTCAGTGAACTTGCCTGCATTACTGAGCAAGTTGTTAATGATTTGCGTCACCCTCAACTCATCCAGCTTGAGGTACTCAGGAATAGAGTCGTTAACCTCATAGCTAAATGTCACCCCAGCCTTCACGCCAGTTTTGCAAAAGGACGTGGTCAGCGAATGTAACATCTTACGAAAGGCAACATCGTGCCTGTCCAGCTCCAGGGCGCCAGCTTCAATTTTGGAGTAATCAAGAATATCGTTCAGGATCAGCAGCAGATTATGCGCAGACTGATAAATGATCTGCAAAGACTCAGCAACCTCTGTGTCATGGGTGTGCCGCTGCATATCTGCGGTCATGCCAATTATCCCATTGAGCGGTGTGCGTATTTCATGACTCATATTGGCCAAAAACAAACTTTTTGCTGAACTCGCTTTATTGGCCCTGTCGAGTGCATCAATTAGCTCTTCAGTTTTCTCCTGCACCTGGCTCTCTAATTGGGCATTAAAGTTGGTGAGCTGAGCATTAAGCGACTGATTTTCCTGATTAGCTTTTTGCAACTTTTTGAAGCTCATAGACAACTTAAACGCCAGCTGGGTAAATTGCTGCTGCAACGTAATCACTTCAAGAAAGGTTGCTTCTTCGCGAGGAGACAAATCATCATTACGACTGGCCGGGTCAAACCCGTTCAGCCGACTACTAAGATCATGCATTGGGTTGATCAGCATACGGGTTAATTTGCTAACCAAAACGCTGCTCAGTGCAATAATAAACAGGGCCAGGAAAAAAGACTGTCCCCAGGCCGATGCAACCGCCATATTGACGTACTTGCGCTCCACCAAACTGATGACCTGCCAGCTGAACTCCTCAGAACGCACGCCACGACGGTAAAACACCTCTTCCGTCTTACCAACATACAGATTCAAATCATCATTGGTCAGCGAATTTAACGTCGCTTCGTCCAGTTCATCGAGCGTATTAAAGTCAGATTTCAGGGAGCTAAATACCACTTTATTTTCGCTATCCAGGATCATCAAGTGTCCCAGGTGCGACAAAATACGAGGAATAAATTGCTCAAATGTATTAAAAAATACGGACCCTTCCACAATCCCGGCAAAGTTCCCTCTCTCATAGATGGGGGCAGAAATAGCGACAATCGAATCATCACCAAACCCCCTACCCCGAAAAATGCCCGACACAAACCCATTGGGATAATACGGTGCCTGAATAAAATACTGACGATCGGATACTGCCGGCACTTCGCCAGCAAGGCTGGTCCTAAGCGTATCGGGGTAAAAGTGTGTAACCAGCCCGGATTCATCCGCGGTGATGGCAGTGCGGATATTCGGATAGGACTCGACCAGACGTGTGATTGTATGCTGTTGATCCAACCCGGCTTCAATATTGTGCGCAGCATCTGCCAAAGCACGGCGATGATTACCAAGAAAGCTGTCTATCCGCTGCGCCGTTGTGTTCGCAACATCACTCAGCTGCGCTCTCACCTCATATTCTATACGTTCATAGTGGCTATTGGTCAGCATAATCGTTGTCACCAGCACCACCAGAATAATAAGGTGACTGATCATGTAATTCAAAATGCGATACAGTGGCTTCGCCTGCCACAATTGTTTGAATAAAAATAATGACAGTAAGTCGACAATAACCAGGCATATAGCGGCATTAATGAAGTACTTGGCCAGCGCCGTCATAATAACCAGTAAGTTGAGGTCAAGGGCAAACTTACCGAACAGGAAGAGTAATGGGATCCCAAACAGCACCCAAAATGCCAGGCCCCGCATAAATAAAGGTTTGTTAGGTCTGACACAAAAGATCTGTAGCCAGGCAATTTCTAACAAAAACACCGTAGAGGGCCAACAGTGTCCCCAGCGGTAAAATATAAAGGCCGCACCAATTGCGACACACAATAAAGCATAGCGCCAGCCCAGCGACATCAATGCAAGAATAACGAACAGCTGACCAAGCAGAAACTCGGAACTATCCAGGAACCATAGGGGCAGAAGGTTAGCAAAGCCACCTAACAACCCGAGCACAACCGCAATCGCGATCTTAGGTAATGCTGTTATTTTCCCGAACAATACTCAGGCTCCTCTTGAACTTAACACCTACAGGAACCTGCACCTCACCTTATGAGTACTACGCAGGCCCTGAGTTTCGATCAGCTATACAAGTTATCACCTACAACACAAAAACCTGTGTTGCTCATTTTGATTAGCTTGCAATTTTTTTACTGATACTGTTAAAAAGTAAAGGAAAAACTGACTTTTGCCAAGTTTAGTGATCCGGACAATCGTGGCTTTCTATTTGCAAAACGCATTGTTTAACCGCATAGGTGTTCATCAACGCACGTTCTACTTCGAGGCGACACGCTTCATCGTGCATTTCAATCGTGCAGTGATGTTTAAGCACAATATGCGCCCCAACGGTTAACTGATTGTCCAGCATAGTGACAGTAATGTTGTGAACACTCTCAACGTGTTCAGTCGACAGGATCAGCTGTTCCAGTTTTTCGACAGCCGGAAGCATTTGTGCTTTTTCCGTAAGACCCTGAATACAGGTATAGATCACTTTAACCCCAGTGAACAAAACAAACACAGATATAAGCATGCTCGAGGCAATATCAATAACCTGCCAGTTGGTCAGGTGGATCAGTACACCCGCAACAAAGGTAGAAATAGTAGAAAGCAAATCAAAAAAAGAGTGCAGAAAAACCGCATAAACATTGATGCTATCTTTACGCCCCTTGTATAACACCCATGCCGAGGCACCATGAAACAAGAACCCGACTGCTGCAATACTCGACATCGCGAAGGCGTTCACATTAAGGTCATGGCCCTCGGCATGATGTCCTAGCCGCTCACCGCCCTCAAGCAAGATAATT carries:
- a CDS encoding thymidine kinase; translation: MAQLYFYYSAMNAGKSTTLLQSAFNYRERGMNPFILTAALDDRAGVGKVASRIGLEAEAHTYEPATDLLNLINQSHDKQALDCILVDESQFLNKQQVSQLTDVVDLLGIPVLCYGLRTDFRGELFEGAQYLLAWADKLIELKTVCHCGRKANHVLRLDAAGNAIADGAQVEIGGNDRYVSVCRKHYKAELIRL
- a CDS encoding (2Fe-2S)-binding protein, which produces MYICICHGVTDKKIAESIDDGARSMRDLSKELGVGSQCGKCCNCAKKILNEKLIDIVDVTEQVA
- the bfr gene encoding bacterioferritin, with protein sequence MKGDKAVITALNTVLANELVGINQYFLHARMFKDFGFSQLDKADYKTSIQKMKNADRLIERILFLEGLPNLQDLGRLKIGENSEEMIAANMAFEQASLGDLVDAIALCEEKQDYISREALDNILNEQEEQIDWLETQQHLIKVTGIENYLQTQM
- the bfr gene encoding bacterioferritin, translated to MQGKQQVIDAFNALLANELAAIDQYFIHSRMYDDWGLNKLYERLNHEMEEETTHADWLIKRILFLEGVPNMTKRRDLLIGSDVKSMMENDLKLELEVVESVKQAIKICEQEQDYQSRAVLEKLLFDTEEDHVYWLEQQIGLIDKIGIQNYLQSQLA
- a CDS encoding AlkA N-terminal domain-containing protein, yielding MLSSEVCARARKSRDARFDGLFYVAVKSTGIYCRPICPAPAAKEHNVQYYQHAHCAAQAGFRPCIRCRPDSAPGSYAWLGTQTTAVRAKRLIDGGFLGSASVTQLAEKLGITTRYLTKLFQQYYGIAPKKYALFKQCDLAKQLLQQTALPVTQVAYACGFNSQRRFNDAFSRLYQITPSSLRRGAEVSQQIDLVMAFRPPFNWQAMREFLAHRLVTPLEWLDDTSYGRNFRLDDYQGCFTAYYEESQNRFRVTIEISDLKGLPLVVNNIRRVLDLDADSEFINTHLQQHCSDMALQDGLRLPGIWTPFEAGIRAVLGQQISVVAARNLMIQLVEQLGEKQKNGTYQFPSADVIASSELSFFKMPERRKQAIIALAQHHVDDPDCTPESWLAIKGIGPWTVDYASMRGLSAPDIYLGGDLGVQKAIDKVGLIDEPGCAPFRSYLTFQLWQQIK
- a CDS encoding methylated-DNA--[protein]-cysteine S-methyltransferase, which codes for MTIQTYLASPVGDIAIQATDKGLSYVGFAPKSVYSEGTNEHLKRACTQLTEYFAGQRSEFDVALDTQGTPFQQAVWQLLRQIPYGETNTYGWMAARLDNPKAVRAVGAANGKNPISIIVPCHRIIGASGKLTGYAGGLERKSWLLAHEGIKITQ